The Tamandua tetradactyla isolate mTamTet1 chromosome 5, mTamTet1.pri, whole genome shotgun sequence genome window below encodes:
- the LOC143684765 gene encoding cysteine-rich secretory protein 2-like — protein sequence MKLLPVVLLLATVLFSSFPANGEDPTFSELSTTIPAVQTEIVNKHNEIRRSVSPPASNMLKMEWNSDAAVNAQRWANECTFKHSAPETRTIGLHCGENLYMSKEPIYWSEAIQNWANESFDFTHGVGPHKHGDHIGHYTQAVWYSSYYVGCGIAYCPNEEWEYYFVCQYCPAGNDKHRKNFPYDIGEPCASCPGYCDNGLCTNRCDYDNYFGNCAHLMESADCDNEVIKENCKASCHCPDKIY from the exons ATGAAATTACTACCAGTGGTTCTGCTCCTGGCTACTGTGCTGTTTTCATCCTTCCCTGCTAATGGAGAG GATCCAACTTTTTCTGAATTGTCAACCACCATACCTGCAGTCCAAACAGAGATTGTAAACAAGCACAATGAAATAAGGAGAAGTGTTTCTCCACCTGCCAGCAACATGCTGAAGATG GAATGGAACAGTGATGCAGCAGTAAATGCCCAACGTTGGGCAAACGAGTGCACTTTTAAACACAGTGCTCCAGAGACGCGAACCATTG GTTTACACTGCGGGGAGAATCTCTATATGTCAAAAGAACCTATTTACTGGTCTGAAGCAATCCAAAATTGGGCTAATGAGAGCTTTGACTTTACCCATGGTGTAGGGCCACATAAGCACGGTGACCATATTGGACATTATACTCAg GCTGTTTGGTACTCATCTTACTATGTTGGATGTGGAATTGCATACTGTCCTAATGAAGAGTGGGAATACTACTTTGTTTGCCAATATTGCCCTGC TGGTAATGATAAACATAGAAAGAATTTTCCTTACGATATTGGAGAACCTTGTGCCAGTTGCCCTGGTTACTGTGACAATGGACTATGCA CAAATAGATGTGACTATGATAATTACTTTGGAAATTGTGCACATTTGATGGAATCAGCTGACTGTGATAACGAAGTGATCAAGGAAAACTGCAAAGCTTCCTGCCACTGTCCAGACAAAATTTATTAA